In the candidate division WOR-3 bacterium genome, TTGCTTGATGATAATGTAAAGAATGAAATAAAAAAAGTCTTTGAAGGACTCAAAGAGCCGGTTAAACTTGTTGTCTTCACCCAGGAATCGCCTATCGTTATGCCCACAATTGAGTGCGAAAATTGCAAAGACAACAGAATTCTGATGGAGGAACTCGCGGGTTTGAGTGATAAACTCAAGATTGAGGTGTATGACTTTTTGAAGGATAAAGATAAGGTTGAAAAATACAAAATTGATAAAATTCCTGCCAATGTCATTGAAGGTGATATTGATTATGGAATAAGATTCTTTGGGATGCCTGCCGGCTATGAATTTTCCACATTGATCGAAACAATCAAATTTGTTTCTTCGCGAGATACAGGGTTGAATGCTGAGGTAAAAGAGAAATTGAAAACTTTGACCAAGCCCATCCATATCCGTGTATTTGTAACCCTGACTTGCCCATATTGTCCCCAGGCTGCGGTAACTGCATTTAAATTTGCTATGGAAAATCAACTCATTACTGCGGAGACGATAAATGCCCAGGAATTTCCACATCTGAGTCAGCGTTATAATGTCTTTGCCGTGCCAAAAACAGTGGTCAATGAAAATATCCAATTTGAAGGGGCGTTGCCTGAGACTCTTTTCGCCGAAAAGGTCTTAAGTTCACAATAAGATATATTTACTATCATGCTAAAGAGACTAAAATATTTTTAATAGGATAATGAATTACCCCTCACCCCTACCCTCTCCCACAGGGGGAGAGGTATTGTGTAATATATCTACAAGGAGGAAATTATGAAAAAAATAAAAAAAGCAACGATAAAGAAAGGTGCGAAATATGTATGTAAGGTTTGCGGTCTGTCAGTCACAGTAGACAATGTCTGTGGCTGTACCGAGGCGCATCCCCTTATCTGCTGTGGAACCGAAATGGTCCCTAAAAAGAAAAAAACTACAAAAAAGTAGAAAGGAGAAAATATGGCTTCAAAAGAACTTCTTGATTTAATGAATCGGGCGATTGCCCGTGAACTTCAGGTTGCCATTCAATATATGTGGCAACATGTCCAATGGGTAGGTATCAAGGGATTTGCCGTTAAAGACGAATTGAAAAAAATTTCAATTACCGAGATGAAACATGCTGAAGCGATTGCGGAAAGATTGAATTATCTCGGTGGCAAGCCCACAACAAAACCAGAACCGATAAATGTTGGAAATACTCTTAAAGAGATGATCGAACAAGATAAAAAGGACGAGGAAGGAGCAATTAAACTCTATAAAGAGATAATTGAAAAAGCACGAAAAGAAGGTGATGAGGTAACACGCAAACTGTTTGAGGGTATCTTGACCGACGAAGAAGAACACCACGATACATTTTCCACGCTGCTTGAAGAAATATAGGTCCAATTATATTTCCATCCCCTTTATCCCCCTTTTGTAAAGGGGGATGGAAGGGGATTTGCATTTAGAAAAAATGGCACCCAACCCGACTGCAGTTGTTGATTGTGTGGGGCTATTCTGTCCTCAGCCAATCTTTCAGACCAGACAGGCACTTGATAAACTAAAATCAGGCGAAATTCTTGAACTTCTCGCTGATGACCCTGCTGCAGAAGAAGACATAAAGGCATTCTGCAAGCGAACCGGCAATGAACTCTTAAGTGTTGAGAAAAACGGTGGTATTTTGAAATTTCTAATTCGC is a window encoding:
- a CDS encoding sulfurtransferase TusA family protein; protein product: MEGDLHLEKMAPNPTAVVDCVGLFCPQPIFQTRQALDKLKSGEILELLADDPAAEEDIKAFCKRTGNELLSVEKNGGILKFLIRKT
- a CDS encoding ferritin-like domain-containing protein; this translates as MASKELLDLMNRAIARELQVAIQYMWQHVQWVGIKGFAVKDELKKISITEMKHAEAIAERLNYLGGKPTTKPEPINVGNTLKEMIEQDKKDEEGAIKLYKEIIEKARKEGDEVTRKLFEGILTDEEEHHDTFSTLLEEI
- a CDS encoding thioredoxin family protein, with amino-acid sequence MSLLDDNVKNEIKKVFEGLKEPVKLVVFTQESPIVMPTIECENCKDNRILMEELAGLSDKLKIEVYDFLKDKDKVEKYKIDKIPANVIEGDIDYGIRFFGMPAGYEFSTLIETIKFVSSRDTGLNAEVKEKLKTLTKPIHIRVFVTLTCPYCPQAAVTAFKFAMENQLITAETINAQEFPHLSQRYNVFAVPKTVVNENIQFEGALPETLFAEKVLSSQ